In Phormidium yuhuli AB48, one genomic interval encodes:
- a CDS encoding M48 family metalloprotease, whose product MKSLRTLLCFLLGTSLFLSLNLFLPSLPLLRQRAVAAQPLNDLVVHKSISFKTHPEMSATGEKSLNALSSGGDRQLAQRPILQEQGRLTNRSPRLRDGSRYNIYDFSGNAGQEVRIRLESSEFDTYLILIGPNNQPLAETDDRSPGETNSELVLNLPENGTYRIVANALDSRGRGNYQLAVYPAGPTYTAQQQKPDPNAPQNVSAPASLSEREALLAQGDRYHLQGNFREAERLYRQAKPEFPAEGTVQIAEAITEDQLSPAGRVYWNNVQEGLAEDRESQVEASLDLLFEEAPGFAPPYTLIAQRYLDEGDTDEAIAFLEEATTRFPGSYELARMLAETLRADGQRLEASIAAREFAIVNPDHPQAGEMTELADRYLGQFRGRLRENIALRGLGGLAVGVLTGRTTSTVFQAINLAQLMIAGESRLGDQISQQLQGQLRMVNDPEILGYVDELGQDVARYMGRDEFDYEFFVVDDDNLNAFALPGGKVFVNTGAILAANSEAELAGLLGHEVGHAVLSHGFQRVVTNNLLANLAREIPFGNLLGTLVSLDYSRKHERQSDIIGTRVIHSAGYAADGLRNFMQTLRERHGGGPAIPYLSTHPAPRTRVRYMEELIERNNYNRYSFEGVERHAQIKARLS is encoded by the coding sequence ATGAAATCCTTACGAACCCTATTGTGCTTCCTATTGGGAACAAGCCTGTTCCTAAGCCTAAACCTATTTTTGCCCAGTTTGCCCCTCTTGCGCCAGAGAGCGGTGGCTGCCCAGCCGCTCAATGACCTCGTGGTTCATAAATCTATTAGCTTCAAAACTCATCCTGAGATGAGCGCAACTGGGGAGAAATCCCTCAACGCTTTATCCTCAGGGGGCGATCGCCAACTGGCCCAACGCCCTATTCTCCAAGAACAGGGTCGTCTAACCAACCGCAGTCCCCGGCTACGAGATGGCAGTCGCTACAATATCTATGACTTTTCAGGAAATGCCGGGCAGGAGGTTCGCATTCGACTGGAAAGTTCAGAATTTGACACCTATTTAATTCTCATTGGTCCGAATAATCAGCCCTTGGCCGAAACCGACGATCGCAGCCCCGGAGAGACCAACTCAGAACTGGTGCTGAATCTGCCGGAGAATGGGACGTATCGCATCGTGGCCAATGCTCTCGATTCTCGTGGCCGGGGCAACTATCAGCTTGCCGTATATCCGGCGGGCCCCACCTACACCGCCCAGCAGCAAAAACCCGACCCCAACGCGCCCCAGAACGTCAGCGCCCCCGCCTCCCTCAGTGAACGGGAAGCCTTGCTGGCCCAAGGCGATCGCTACCATCTCCAGGGGAACTTCCGGGAAGCCGAACGCCTCTATCGTCAAGCCAAACCCGAGTTTCCCGCCGAAGGAACCGTTCAAATCGCCGAAGCCATCACCGAGGATCAACTCTCCCCAGCCGGGCGCGTCTATTGGAACAATGTTCAAGAGGGACTGGCCGAAGACCGGGAATCTCAAGTTGAAGCCTCATTAGATCTACTGTTTGAAGAGGCCCCCGGCTTTGCACCGCCCTATACCCTGATTGCTCAACGTTATCTGGATGAGGGAGACACCGACGAGGCGATCGCCTTCTTAGAAGAAGCCACCACTCGCTTCCCCGGGTCCTATGAACTGGCCCGAATGCTCGCCGAAACCCTACGAGCCGATGGACAACGCCTAGAAGCCTCCATCGCCGCTCGGGAATTTGCCATTGTCAACCCGGACCATCCCCAAGCTGGAGAGATGACGGAACTAGCCGATCGCTATCTCGGCCAGTTCCGAGGTCGCCTGCGGGAAAACATCGCCCTACGGGGATTAGGTGGCTTAGCCGTGGGGGTCTTAACCGGACGTACTACTTCCACCGTGTTTCAGGCTATCAACCTGGCCCAGTTAATGATTGCCGGGGAATCACGCCTCGGGGACCAAATCTCGCAACAGTTACAGGGTCAACTGCGGATGGTCAATGACCCAGAAATTCTTGGCTATGTGGACGAGTTAGGTCAAGATGTTGCCCGTTATATGGGACGAGATGAGTTTGACTATGAGTTTTTCGTGGTCGATGACGATAATCTCAACGCCTTCGCCCTACCGGGGGGTAAAGTCTTCGTCAACACCGGTGCCATTTTAGCGGCTAACTCAGAAGCAGAACTGGCGGGGTTACTGGGCCATGAAGTGGGTCATGCGGTTCTCTCTCACGGCTTCCAACGGGTGGTTACCAATAACCTCTTGGCTAACCTGGCTCGGGAAATTCCCTTTGGTAACTTGTTGGGAACTCTAGTGAGTTTGGACTACAGCCGTAAACATGAACGCCAGTCTGACATTATTGGCACTCGGGTAATTCACAGTGCCGGTTATGCGGCCGATGGCCTGCGTAACTTCATGCAAACCCTGCGGGAACGTCATGGTGGGGGTCCTGCCATTCCCTATCTCTCAACCCACCCCGCGCCGCGAACTCGGGTTCGGTATATGGAGGAGTTGATTGAGCGGAATAATTACAACCGCTATAGCTTTGAAGGAGTGGAACGCCACGCTCAGATTAAAGCTCGCCTGTCCTAA
- a CDS encoding HEAT repeat domain-containing protein, with translation MTQHPAHQQLVLDTLYTNLKDPIPVIRAKAAQALGQMGSEQAIPPLLQQAQDPNSEVRREVAKALGQLGSEPAILVLLQLLEDNEPRVRSHAAEALGNIGSEQAIPQLLGLLKDPHLDVRCGAAEALGNIGSEPAIPGLLSLFTDSDVTVRQTAAIALGRFPGSTVLTPLLDALQQSNPILRQTAAIALGQLNQEAAIPALVQLLNDPDSQVRECAIEALGKLGSAVEQSLV, from the coding sequence ATGACTCAACATCCAGCCCATCAACAACTGGTGCTTGACACCCTTTATACTAACCTCAAAGACCCCATCCCGGTCATTCGCGCCAAAGCGGCTCAAGCTCTTGGTCAAATGGGTAGTGAACAGGCAATTCCTCCATTGCTGCAACAGGCCCAAGACCCTAATTCTGAGGTGCGTCGGGAGGTGGCAAAGGCATTAGGACAGCTCGGCAGTGAGCCAGCAATTTTAGTATTACTACAACTCCTAGAAGATAACGAACCTAGAGTCCGTAGCCATGCCGCCGAGGCTTTAGGCAACATCGGTAGTGAACAGGCGATTCCCCAATTGCTGGGACTCCTCAAAGATCCTCACTTGGATGTTCGTTGTGGTGCCGCCGAGGCTTTAGGCAACATCGGCAGCGAACCGGCAATTCCAGGCTTGCTCAGTCTGTTCACCGACTCCGATGTAACTGTTCGACAAACGGCGGCGATCGCCCTCGGGCGCTTTCCGGGTTCAACGGTTCTCACGCCTCTGCTCGACGCCCTGCAACAATCTAATCCAATCCTACGCCAAACGGCCGCGATCGCCCTCGGACAACTCAATCAAGAAGCTGCCATTCCGGCCCTGGTGCAATTGCTAAATGACCCGGATAGTCAAGTCCGTGAATGTGCCATTGAAGCGTTAGGTAAACTGGGAAGCGCCGTGGAGCAATCTCTTGTGTAG
- a CDS encoding Uma2 family endonuclease: MIVTSTQPYSPADYLELEEIASVRREYRNGEIIEMTGGTPNHNELIRALTVILSLSLAGKPYRLFLADQRLWVPQANLYTYPDILVLPTPIELQEGRKDTVLNPVFIAEVLSDSTRNYDRSEKFAAYRTIPGFKEYLLVEQSNMYVEQHLKQNSNQWLMTEYQDPEQSVILESLGVELKLKELYQNLDFSS, translated from the coding sequence ATGATAGTAACATCAACGCAACCCTATAGCCCGGCTGACTATCTGGAATTAGAAGAAATAGCCTCAGTTCGCCGTGAATATCGCAATGGAGAGATAATTGAAATGACTGGGGGAACTCCAAATCACAATGAACTTATCCGCGCCTTGACGGTCATTCTAAGTTTGTCCCTGGCGGGAAAACCCTATCGTTTATTTCTGGCGGATCAGCGCCTTTGGGTTCCTCAAGCTAACCTTTATACCTATCCTGATATTCTGGTTCTTCCAACTCCAATTGAACTTCAAGAGGGGCGAAAAGATACCGTTTTAAATCCAGTCTTTATTGCCGAGGTTCTATCCGATTCCACCCGAAACTATGACCGCAGTGAGAAATTTGCAGCCTATCGAACCATTCCTGGTTTTAAGGAGTATCTGCTTGTTGAGCAGTCCAATATGTATGTGGAACAGCATCTCAAACAAAATTCTAATCAGTGGTTGATGACAGAATATCAAGACCCTGAACAGAGTGTTATTTTAGAGTCGTTGGGCGTTGAGTTGAAGTTAAAAGAATTGTATCAAAACCTTGACTTTTCCTCATAA
- a CDS encoding RNA-guided endonuclease InsQ/TnpB family protein produces the protein MLVFEAKLRGTGKQYAILDEMIRTARFVRNSCLRYWMDNQGVNKYDLNKYCRILRKEFEWCKKLSAQACQASAERAWSAIARFFDNCKKKVPGKKGFPKFRKYQTHGSVEYKVDGWILSDDRLTITFRDGFKAGTFKMWGTRDLHFYSKKQVKRVRVVRRADGYYVQFSINQERNEHHEPTKRMVGVDVGLNHFYTDSDGNTVENPRFFRKAEKALKKAQKRVSRRKKGSKNRLKAIKRLGKMHLKVSRRRKDFAVKTARALVQSADLVAIEDLKVRNMVKNHHLATSISDASWTLFRQWLEYFGKVFDVPVIAVAPHFTSQNCSNCGEDVKKALSTRTHKCPHCGYLNDRDVNAAINILMKARQGLAQLPRGTRKVTPGDEMTLCLDGETQKSKVARRARNSRQR, from the coding sequence ATGCTAGTATTCGAAGCAAAATTGCGAGGAACAGGTAAGCAGTACGCCATCTTAGATGAGATGATTCGTACCGCTCGTTTCGTTCGTAACTCCTGCCTTCGTTACTGGATGGACAACCAAGGGGTTAATAAGTACGACCTCAATAAATATTGCAGGATACTTAGAAAAGAGTTTGAATGGTGCAAAAAGCTTTCAGCTCAGGCTTGTCAAGCTAGTGCCGAAAGAGCATGGAGTGCCATCGCTAGATTCTTTGATAACTGCAAGAAAAAGGTTCCAGGCAAGAAAGGTTTTCCCAAGTTTCGCAAATATCAAACCCATGGCTCAGTCGAGTACAAGGTTGATGGCTGGATCTTGTCGGATGACCGATTAACCATTACGTTTAGGGATGGCTTCAAGGCTGGAACCTTTAAAATGTGGGGAACTCGTGATTTGCACTTTTACTCCAAAAAACAAGTCAAGCGAGTCCGTGTTGTGCGTCGGGCTGATGGATATTATGTTCAATTTTCCATCAATCAGGAGCGTAATGAACATCATGAACCCACCAAGCGAATGGTAGGCGTAGATGTGGGTTTAAATCATTTCTACACCGACTCTGATGGCAATACAGTAGAGAATCCTAGATTTTTCAGGAAAGCTGAAAAAGCCTTAAAGAAAGCACAGAAACGGGTTTCTCGCCGAAAGAAAGGTTCCAAGAATCGCCTCAAAGCCATTAAACGGTTAGGCAAGATGCATCTCAAGGTTTCAAGGCGGCGTAAAGACTTTGCAGTTAAGACAGCAAGGGCGCTTGTCCAGTCGGCAGACTTGGTAGCCATTGAAGACCTAAAAGTGCGGAATATGGTTAAAAACCACCATCTAGCCACATCAATATCTGATGCTAGCTGGACATTATTTAGGCAGTGGTTGGAGTATTTTGGGAAAGTGTTTGATGTGCCAGTGATTGCTGTGGCACCTCATTTCACGTCTCAAAACTGTTCCAATTGTGGAGAGGACGTGAAGAAAGCCTTATCCACTCGCACTCATAAATGTCCGCATTGCGGTTACTTGAATGACCGGGATGTTAACGCCGCCATCAACATTTTAATGAAGGCACGGCAAGGTTTAGCACAACTACCGAGGGGCACTCGGAAAGTTACGCCTGGGGATGAGATGACCCTCTGCTTGGATGGGGAAACCCAAAAAAGTAAGGTGGCTCGACGAGCCAGGAACTCTCGTCAGCGATGA
- a CDS encoding GNAT family N-acetyltransferase yields the protein MNVRHAHWNDLSAIVGIYNAAIPGRMATADLAPVSVESRRAWFAGHSPQHYPIWVTERDHRVVGWLSFRPFYGRPAYEATAELAIYIHPDYQRQGVGRFLLELAVANAPMLDLKTLLAFVFAHNLASLSLFEQAKFQEWGYLPRIAQLDGVERDLMILGHRLGMGNRR from the coding sequence ATGAATGTCCGTCATGCTCACTGGAACGACCTTTCTGCCATTGTGGGAATTTATAATGCCGCCATCCCGGGGCGAATGGCGACAGCGGATTTAGCGCCCGTGTCCGTGGAGAGTCGCCGGGCTTGGTTTGCCGGTCATTCTCCCCAACACTATCCGATCTGGGTCACGGAACGAGATCATCGGGTGGTAGGTTGGCTAAGTTTTCGCCCATTTTATGGTCGGCCGGCCTATGAAGCGACCGCTGAATTGGCGATTTATATTCACCCAGACTATCAGCGGCAAGGGGTGGGACGGTTTCTTTTAGAGTTGGCGGTGGCGAATGCTCCGATGTTGGATCTTAAGACCCTGCTGGCCTTTGTTTTTGCTCATAATTTGGCGAGTTTGAGTCTGTTTGAGCAGGCGAAGTTCCAGGAATGGGGCTATTTACCGAGAATTGCTCAACTCGATGGGGTGGAACGAGATTTGATGATTTTGGGACATCGACTGGGGATGGGCAATCGCCGTTGA
- a CDS encoding MORN repeat-containing protein, with protein MLRSPLFLISVLSLSLGFPQSHLAQGVDESPTPSPEVMGETRCEGETENGVLQGLGRCDYDNGDRYEGGFRNGQPHGQGLYVFANGDRYEGEFDAGRFSGVGIWEFADGSRYEGEVADNQFHGRGRYVSPQGEIYEGDFREGVPQGQGRYETAAGDVCEGEVAEGQLNGQVVCEYGNGNRYEGEMVNGRRQGVGRYELANGDRYQGEFEAGQPHGEGVWEFHDGSRYEGPSVNGRFQGLGTYTFAEGDVYEGHFEGGQMTGDGQLRFGNGDRCEGNFQDGTLHGQVICEYDNGERYEGEFRDGVKHGLGVYTLEDGTQVEGRWLEGEFQE; from the coding sequence ATGCTGCGATCGCCTCTTTTCCTTATTTCTGTACTCAGTCTCAGTTTGGGATTCCCTCAATCCCATCTCGCCCAAGGCGTTGACGAGTCTCCCACCCCTTCCCCCGAGGTGATGGGGGAAACCCGCTGTGAGGGAGAGACGGAGAATGGGGTTTTGCAAGGGCTGGGACGCTGTGACTATGACAACGGCGATCGCTATGAAGGGGGGTTTCGCAACGGCCAACCCCACGGTCAGGGATTGTATGTATTTGCAAATGGCGATCGCTATGAAGGGGAGTTTGACGCGGGTCGTTTTAGCGGGGTAGGAATCTGGGAGTTTGCAGATGGAAGTCGCTATGAGGGGGAGGTCGCGGATAATCAATTCCATGGAAGGGGGCGTTATGTCTCACCCCAGGGCGAGATTTATGAGGGAGATTTCCGAGAGGGGGTTCCTCAAGGTCAGGGACGGTATGAAACCGCTGCTGGAGATGTCTGTGAGGGAGAGGTGGCTGAGGGACAACTCAATGGTCAGGTGGTCTGTGAGTATGGGAATGGAAATCGCTATGAGGGGGAGATGGTCAATGGTCGTCGCCAGGGGGTGGGACGGTATGAATTGGCCAATGGCGATCGCTATCAGGGAGAGTTTGAGGCGGGCCAACCCCACGGGGAAGGGGTTTGGGAGTTTCATGATGGGAGTCGCTATGAGGGTCCCTCGGTGAATGGACGCTTTCAGGGACTGGGAACGTATACGTTTGCAGAGGGGGATGTCTATGAGGGACACTTTGAGGGGGGTCAGATGACTGGGGACGGACAACTGCGATTCGGGAATGGCGATCGCTGTGAGGGAAACTTTCAAGATGGAACCCTTCATGGACAGGTCATCTGCGAGTATGACAATGGTGAACGCTATGAGGGAGAGTTTCGCGATGGAGTGAAACATGGCTTGGGGGTTTATACCCTGGAAGATGGAACTCAAGTTGAGGGTCGTTGGCTTGAAGGGGAATTCCAGGAATGA
- a CDS encoding Uma2 family endonuclease, whose protein sequence is MVTPTQVWTIRDLDAMPDDGGWTRYEIIDGDLFVTRAPHFRHQGVATKLQVRLETWSERTGLGTTFQVPGLIFSPRDAVIPDLVWISQSRLETGVDASGHLTVAPELVVEILSQGETNEQRDREVKLKLYSLYGVQEYWLVNWWLKTLEVYRRQEAQLQRVQTLLEGDRLTSPLFPEFEVEIASIFSS, encoded by the coding sequence ATGGTGACACCCACACAGGTTTGGACAATTCGTGATCTCGATGCAATGCCCGATGATGGGGGTTGGACTCGCTATGAGATTATTGATGGAGATCTGTTTGTGACTCGCGCCCCTCATTTTCGTCATCAAGGTGTGGCCACTAAGCTTCAGGTTCGCCTAGAAACTTGGTCAGAAAGAACGGGATTGGGAACTACATTTCAAGTCCCAGGGCTGATTTTTAGTCCTCGGGATGCGGTGATTCCTGATTTGGTCTGGATTAGCCAATCTCGCTTAGAGACTGGGGTGGATGCGTCGGGACATTTGACGGTGGCCCCGGAGTTGGTGGTGGAGATTCTCTCTCAAGGGGAAACCAATGAACAGCGCGATCGCGAGGTGAAGTTAAAACTCTATTCTCTATATGGGGTTCAGGAGTATTGGCTGGTGAATTGGTGGCTGAAAACGCTGGAGGTGTATCGTCGTCAGGAGGCCCAACTTCAACGGGTTCAGACGCTGCTAGAGGGCGATCGCCTAACCTCACCCCTCTTTCCTGAGTTCGAGGTGGAAATCGCCTCTATTTTTTCTTCTTAA
- a CDS encoding bifunctional acetate--CoA ligase family protein/GNAT family N-acetyltransferase: MVTTVPYKTDPAHDVLRSQSDLLRAIFTPENVAVIGATEKPNSVGRTLLWNLISHPFGGTVFPVNPKRPSVLGIKAYPDIASVPAQVDLAVIATPASTVPDLIRQCVAAGVRGAIILSAGFKEVGEAGRELERQIMEAARGKMRIVGPNCLGVMSPLSGLNATFAGSMARPGSVGFISQSGALCTSILDWSFQANVGFSSFVSLGSMLDVGWGDLIYYLGDDPRTESIVIYMESIGDARSFLSAAREVALSKPIIVIKAGRTEAAAKAAASHTGALAGSDEVLDAAFRRSGVLRVYHLAHLFYMAELLAKQPRPKGPRLTILTNAGGPGVLTTDTLITEGGKLAELAPETLDRLDEILPPQWSHGNPIDILGDADPDRYAKALQVAVQDPNSDGLIVVLTPQAMTSPTETAEKLKACPMEGRHKKPIFASWMGGADVEAGARILNQANIPAFPYPDTAVRMFNYMWRYSRNLRSLYETPMLLGDEEGESSGRDRPSAHAIIQRVREAGRTLLTEFESKQLLASYDIPIVETRIANTVDEAIAAAEEMGYPVVLKLLSETITHKTDVGGVQLNLNDQEAVRKAYQRIRDRVSELHSPEDFQGVTVQPMLKLDGYELIIGSSLDPQFGPVLLFGTGGQLVEVFRDRALGLPPLNTTLARRLMENTKIYTALKGVRGRDPIDLVALERLLVRFSYLVVEQPWIKEIEVNPLLASPERLISLDARVVLHPPDTDVAHLPKPAIRPYPSQYVGEWTVRDGREVTIRPIRPEDEPMAVKFHESLSDESVYLRYAHAFKLSRRVAHERLSRLCFIDYDQEMALIADYRNPETGDHELVGVARLSLIHGTRDAEYSLLVSDRFQHQGLGTEMTRRSLEIARAEGMDLVFAEILSDNRAMQRISEHLGFTIKRVFGESMVRAEMRLTDVEVDETS; this comes from the coding sequence ATGGTTACGACAGTCCCCTATAAAACCGATCCCGCCCATGATGTTCTTCGTTCTCAAAGTGATTTACTGCGAGCTATTTTCACCCCTGAAAATGTTGCCGTCATTGGGGCAACGGAAAAGCCCAACAGTGTAGGGCGGACGTTGCTGTGGAACCTGATTAGTCATCCCTTTGGCGGGACGGTGTTCCCCGTCAACCCCAAACGGCCCAGTGTCCTGGGGATTAAAGCCTATCCGGATATTGCCTCAGTCCCCGCCCAAGTCGATTTAGCGGTCATTGCGACCCCCGCCTCCACCGTCCCGGATCTGATTCGCCAATGTGTGGCCGCTGGGGTGCGTGGGGCGATTATCCTCTCGGCGGGATTTAAGGAAGTGGGTGAAGCGGGCCGGGAACTGGAACGGCAAATCATGGAGGCGGCCCGGGGCAAAATGCGGATTGTTGGACCCAACTGTTTGGGGGTGATGAGTCCCTTATCGGGCCTGAATGCCACCTTTGCCGGTTCCATGGCCCGCCCTGGAAGTGTGGGCTTTATTAGCCAGAGTGGGGCCTTATGTACGTCTATTTTAGACTGGAGTTTTCAAGCCAATGTGGGCTTCAGTTCCTTTGTCTCCTTGGGGTCGATGTTAGATGTGGGTTGGGGAGATCTCATCTACTATCTGGGGGATGACCCCCGCACAGAAAGCATTGTCATCTATATGGAGTCCATTGGCGATGCCCGGTCGTTCCTGTCGGCGGCCCGAGAAGTTGCCCTCAGTAAGCCAATTATTGTCATTAAAGCGGGTCGCACTGAGGCGGCGGCTAAGGCGGCGGCGTCCCATACCGGGGCTTTGGCGGGCAGTGATGAGGTCTTAGATGCTGCCTTCCGACGGTCGGGGGTGTTACGAGTCTATCACTTGGCCCATCTGTTCTATATGGCGGAACTGCTGGCCAAACAACCGCGCCCCAAAGGCCCCCGTTTAACCATTTTGACCAATGCGGGGGGTCCGGGGGTTCTCACGACGGATACTCTGATTACGGAAGGAGGGAAACTGGCGGAGTTGGCCCCGGAAACTCTAGACCGTCTTGATGAGATTTTGCCGCCTCAATGGAGTCATGGCAACCCCATTGATATTTTGGGAGATGCTGACCCCGATCGCTATGCTAAAGCGTTACAAGTGGCGGTACAAGATCCTAATAGTGATGGCTTGATTGTGGTCTTAACTCCTCAAGCGATGACTTCTCCCACCGAGACGGCGGAGAAACTGAAAGCTTGTCCCATGGAAGGCCGCCATAAAAAGCCGATTTTTGCCAGTTGGATGGGTGGGGCGGATGTGGAAGCGGGGGCCCGGATTCTCAATCAGGCGAATATCCCCGCCTTCCCTTACCCCGATACGGCGGTGCGGATGTTTAACTATATGTGGCGCTACAGCCGCAATTTGCGCAGTTTGTATGAAACGCCCATGTTGTTGGGGGATGAGGAGGGGGAATCTTCGGGCCGCGATCGCCCCTCGGCCCATGCCATTATCCAACGGGTTCGCGAGGCGGGGCGCACCTTGTTAACGGAGTTTGAGTCCAAGCAACTGCTGGCGAGTTACGATATCCCTATTGTTGAAACTCGTATCGCTAATACAGTAGACGAGGCGATCGCAGCGGCTGAGGAGATGGGCTATCCGGTCGTCTTAAAACTCCTCTCGGAAACCATCACCCATAAAACTGACGTGGGGGGGGTGCAACTGAACCTCAATGACCAAGAGGCGGTTCGCAAAGCCTATCAACGGATTCGCGATCGCGTTAGTGAACTCCATAGCCCCGAGGATTTCCAAGGGGTGACGGTTCAGCCGATGTTGAAACTCGACGGCTATGAGTTGATTATTGGTAGTAGTTTAGATCCCCAGTTTGGTCCGGTATTGCTGTTTGGAACCGGGGGACAGTTGGTGGAGGTGTTCCGCGATCGCGCCCTGGGCCTCCCCCCCCTAAACACCACCCTGGCCCGCCGTCTGATGGAAAACACGAAAATCTATACCGCCCTCAAGGGGGTTCGTGGACGAGATCCCATTGACTTAGTGGCCTTGGAACGACTGCTGGTGCGTTTCTCCTATTTGGTGGTGGAACAGCCCTGGATTAAGGAAATTGAGGTCAATCCCCTCCTAGCGAGTCCAGAACGCTTGATTTCTCTGGATGCACGGGTGGTTCTCCATCCACCGGATACGGATGTGGCCCATTTACCCAAACCGGCGATTCGCCCCTACCCCAGCCAATATGTGGGAGAGTGGACGGTTCGCGATGGACGGGAGGTGACGATTCGCCCCATCCGCCCGGAAGATGAACCGATGGCGGTGAAGTTCCACGAAAGTCTCTCCGATGAAAGTGTCTATCTACGCTACGCCCATGCGTTTAAACTCAGTCGTCGGGTGGCCCATGAACGGCTATCGCGCCTCTGTTTTATTGATTACGATCAGGAAATGGCCCTGATTGCCGACTATCGCAACCCTGAAACGGGAGACCATGAGTTGGTGGGGGTGGCCCGCTTGAGTCTGATTCATGGAACCCGTGATGCGGAGTATTCTCTATTGGTGAGCGATCGCTTCCAGCATCAGGGCTTAGGGACGGAAATGACACGCCGTTCCCTGGAAATTGCCCGCGCCGAAGGGATGGATTTAGTGTTTGCGGAAATTCTCTCGGATAACCGAGCGATGCAACGCATTTCTGAACATCTCGGCTTCACGATTAAACGGGTGTTCGGGGAGTCGATGGTTCGCGCTGAGATGCGCTTAACGGATGTTGAGGTGGATGAGACCTCCTAG
- a CDS encoding FAD-binding oxidoreductase: MSQSQDLLTQIPGNPWRGLQNADRRWSQLRQTPPPSPQVVEESPQPLGECEWDVVICGATLGILLGASLAQRGWRVAILERGVLKGRDQEWNISRSELQTFVELELLTPEELQTAIASEYNPARVAFPGSPEIWVQDILNIGVDPVYLLDILKQKFLAAGGTLLEQISFQRAEIHPDGVRVTTDGQVLTTRLLLDAMGHFSPIIQQIRGPQRPDSVCLVVGTCAQGYPKNETGDLFVSFTPILNQCQYFWEAFPARDGRTTYLFTYLDTHPDRFSLEFFFDEYLRLLPEYQQCQLDQLDIKRALFGMFPSYRNSPVRSPFPRLLPIGDSSGSQSPLSFGGFGAMVRHLQRLTAGISEALTADCLDRPSLALLQPYQPNLSVTWLFQQTMTVGANDRVSDDQAINRLLGDVFQAMEGAGDEVLRPFLQDVVQFGSLSQALFRTSISSPLTVAKVVPQVGIPPLLNWLRHYLALGGYQALSPLGRAIAQWSRESDNPQQGYQLRRWADAWYYGSGNDYEEKSRF, from the coding sequence ATGTCCCAAAGCCAAGACCTTCTCACTCAAATTCCTGGTAATCCCTGGCGAGGCTTACAGAACGCCGATCGCCGCTGGAGTCAACTGCGCCAAACCCCTCCCCCCAGTCCTCAGGTTGTTGAGGAATCCCCGCAACCCCTCGGAGAGTGCGAGTGGGATGTGGTCATCTGTGGCGCAACCCTGGGAATCCTCCTGGGGGCGAGTTTAGCACAACGGGGATGGCGGGTAGCCATTTTGGAACGGGGAGTTCTCAAAGGGCGTGACCAAGAATGGAACATCTCCCGTAGTGAACTACAAACCTTTGTCGAGTTGGAATTGTTAACCCCGGAGGAATTGCAGACGGCGATCGCCAGTGAGTATAACCCAGCCCGAGTGGCGTTTCCCGGAAGTCCAGAAATCTGGGTCCAGGATATCCTCAACATCGGCGTCGATCCCGTCTATCTCCTAGACATCCTGAAACAGAAATTTCTCGCTGCTGGGGGAACCCTCCTGGAACAGATTAGTTTTCAAAGGGCCGAGATTCATCCCGACGGGGTGCGAGTGACCACAGATGGCCAAGTTCTCACCACTCGCCTACTTCTCGATGCAATGGGCCATTTTTCCCCCATTATCCAACAAATTCGCGGTCCGCAACGGCCTGATAGCGTCTGTCTGGTGGTGGGAACCTGCGCCCAAGGCTATCCTAAAAATGAGACGGGAGATTTATTCGTCTCCTTCACCCCCATTCTCAACCAATGTCAGTATTTCTGGGAAGCCTTCCCGGCCCGAGATGGACGCACCACCTATCTGTTTACCTATCTCGATACCCATCCCGATCGCTTTAGCTTAGAGTTTTTCTTTGACGAATATCTGCGACTTCTCCCCGAGTATCAACAATGTCAACTCGATCAACTCGACATCAAACGGGCCTTATTTGGAATGTTCCCCAGTTATCGCAACTCCCCCGTGCGATCGCCCTTTCCCCGACTTCTCCCCATTGGCGACAGTAGCGGAAGTCAATCCCCCCTGAGTTTCGGCGGCTTTGGGGCTATGGTACGTCACCTTCAGCGGCTAACAGCGGGAATCAGTGAGGCCCTAACCGCTGATTGTCTCGATCGCCCATCTCTGGCCCTCCTACAACCCTATCAACCCAATCTCTCCGTCACCTGGCTATTCCAACAAACCATGACGGTGGGGGCTAACGACCGGGTATCCGATGACCAGGCCATCAATCGTCTCTTAGGGGATGTCTTTCAAGCCATGGAGGGGGCGGGGGACGAGGTGTTACGGCCTTTTTTACAAGATGTCGTTCAATTTGGAAGTTTATCCCAAGCCCTATTTCGGACTTCGATTTCCAGTCCTCTAACGGTGGCGAAAGTGGTTCCTCAAGTGGGGATTCCCCCGTTACTCAATTGGCTACGTCACTATCTCGCGTTGGGAGGGTATCAAGCCCTGAGTCCTCTGGGGCGGGCGATCGCGCAATGGAGTCGTGAGTCTGACAATCCCCAGCAAGGCTATCAACTCCGACGTTGGGCCGATGCTTGGTATTACGGATCTGGAAATGATTATGAGGAAAAGTCAAGGTTTTGA